A region of Triplophysa dalaica isolate WHDGS20190420 chromosome 18, ASM1584641v1, whole genome shotgun sequence DNA encodes the following proteins:
- the LOC130407278 gene encoding kelch-like protein 12, which yields MAPKDVMTNSHAKSILNAMNALRKSNTLCDITLRVEGTDFPAHRIVLAACSDYFCAMFTSELAEKGKSFVDIQGLTASTMEILLDFVYTETVLVTVENVQELLPAACLLQLKGVKRACCDFLNSQLDPSNCLGIRDFAETHNCLDLMQAAELFSQKHFAEVVQQEEFMLLSQNEVEKLIKCDEIQVDSEEPVFEAVLNWVKHNRKEREPYLPDLLEYVRMPLLTPRYITDVIDTEPLIHCSLPCRDLVDEAKKFHLRPELRSEMQSPRTQARLGAKEVLLVIGGFGSQQSPIDVVEKYDPKTRVWSFLPNIARKRRYVATVALNDRVYVIGGYDGRSRLSSVECLDYTADEDGVWYSVATMNVRRGLAGATTLGDMIYVAGGFDGSRRHTSMERYDPNIDQWSMLGDMQTAREGAGLVVASGLIYCLGGYDGLNILNSVERYDPHTGHWTSVTPMANKRSGAGVALLNDHIYVVGGFDGTAHLSSVEVYNIRTDYWATVANMTTPRCYVGATVLRGRLYAIAGYDGNSLLSSIECYDPVIDSWEVVTSMATQRCDAGVCVLREK from the exons ATGGCGCCAAAGGACGTCATGACCAATTCGCATGCTAAATCCATCTTGAATGCCATGAATGCCCTAAGAAAGAGCAACACACTGTGTGACATCACTCTGAGGGTGGAGGGCACAGATTTTCCAGCCCACCGCATAGTGCTGGCCGCCTGCAGTGATTATTTCTGTGCCATGTTCACGAGTGAG CTTGCTGAAAAAGGGAAGTCCTTTGTGGACATTCAAGGCCTGACTGCATCCACCATGGAGATCCTGCTGGATTTTGTTTACACAGAGACGGTGCTGGTTACTGTGGAAAATGTGCAGGAGTTGCTGCCCGCTGCCTGTCTGCTGCAACTAAAAG GTGTCAAGAGAGCCTGCTGTGATTTTCTTAACAGTCAGTTGGATCCATCGAATTGTCTGGGAATCAGAGACTTTGCGGAAACGCACAACTGCCTGGATCTGATGCAGGCGGCGGAGCTCTTTTCACAGAAACACTTTGCTGAGGTGGTGCAGCAGGAGGAGTTCATGCTGCTAAGTCAGAATGAGGTGGAAAAACTTATCAAATGTGACGAGATCCAG gttGACTCGGAGGAGCCTGTATTTGAAGCCGTTCTGAATTGGGTGAAGCACAACAGAAAGGAGAGAGAGCCGTATCTCCCTGATCTGCTGGAGTATGTGCGCATGCCGCTCCTCACCCCCCGATACATCACAGATGTCATTGACACAGAG CCACTGATACACTGCAGTTTACCATGTCGGGATTTGGTGGATGAAGCAAAGAAGTTTCACCTTCGACCAGAGCTGCGCAGCGAGATGCAAAGCCCTCGAACCCAAGCAAGACTCG GTGCAAAAGAGGTTCTATTGGTTATAGGAGGATTTGGCAGCCAGCAGTCGCCCATTGATGTGGTTGAAAAGTACGATCCTAAAACCAGAGTGTGGAGCTTTCTGCCT AACATTGCAAGGAAGCGACGCTATGTTGCCACTGTCGCCCTCAATGATCGTGTGTACGTTATTGGCGGATACGATGGGCGATCACGGCTCAGTTCGGTTGAGTGTTTGGACTACACAGCAGATGAAGATGGAGTCTGGTACTCTGTCGCTACAATGAATGTGCGACGAGGCCTTGCAGGAGCGACTACCCTTGGAG ATATGATCTATGTTGCGGGTGGATTTGATGGCAGCAGACGTCACACCAGCATGGAGCGTTACGACCCAAATATTGACCAGTGGAGCATGCTGGGAGACATGCAGACTGCCAGGGAGGGAGCTGGACTTGTGGTTGCCAGCGGACTTATTTACTGTTTAG GAGGTTACGATGGTCTGAACATTTTAAACTCTGTAGAACGGTATGACCCTCATACGGGGCACTGGACCAGTGTCACTCCTATGGCCAACAAACGCTCCG GTGCCGGTGTGGCTTTGCTGAATGATCACATTTATGTTGTCGGAGGATTTGATGGAACGGCCCACCTGTCTTCAGTAGAGGTCTATAATATTCGCACAGATTATTGGGCCACTGTAGCCAATATGACCACTCCACGCTGCTACGTGGGAGCCACTGTCCTGAGGGGCCGACTTTATGCCATTGCAGG ATATGATGGTAACTCATTGCTCAGCAGTATTGAATGTTACGACCCTGTGATCGACAGCTGGGAAGTGGTGACTTCAATGGCCACACAACGCTGTGATGCAGGCGTGTGCGTCCTTAGAGAAAAATGA
- the adipor1b gene encoding adiponectin receptor protein 1b, translating into MTTRHHGDCGSTSDAEWPTSDDERNMEDIEVTELGPLLTTPKDSTESKGASACPDEDEEESLMLVTLPMQAHHAIEKMEEFVHKVWEGRWRVIPYHLLPDWLKDNDYLLHGHRPPMPSFRACFGSIFRIHTETGNIWTHMLGLIFFLGLGTMTMLRPNVSFMAPMQEKVVFGVYFLGAVLCLFFSWLFHTVYCHSEKVSRTFSKLDYSGIALLIMGSFVPWLYYSFYCSPLPRLIYLTAVCVLGVAAIVVAQWDRFATPRHRSTRAAVFLSLGLSGLIPTMHFAIVEGFVKAATVGQMGWLYLMATMYISGAGLYAARIPERYFPGRCDIWFQSHQIFHVLVVGAAFVHFYGISNLQEFRYGLEGGCTDDSML; encoded by the exons ATGACAACGCGTCACCACGGTGACTGCGGCTCCACGAGTGATGCCGAGTGGCCGACCTCCGATGATGAAAGAAATATGGAGGACATCGAGGTCACTGAACTTGGGCCGCTGCTGACGACTCCCAAAGATTCAACTGAATCAAAA GGTGCATCTGCATGTCCTGATGAGGATGAAGAAGAAAGTCTGATGTTGGTTACACTGCCCATGCAGGCGCACCATGCCATTGAGAAGATGGAGGAGTTTGTTCACAAG GTATGGGAAGGACGCTGGAGAGTTATCCCATACCATCTCCTTCCCGATTGGCTTAAGGACAATGATTACCTGCTGCATGGACATCGCCCGCCCATGCCATCCTTTCGGGCTTGTTTTGGAAGCATCTTCAGAATTCACACAGAGACTGGAAATATCTGGACACACATGTTGG GTCTGATATTTTTCCTGGGTTTGGGTACAATGACGATGCTTCGACCAAATGTGTCGTTCATGGCTCCCATGCAGGAGAAGGTTGTGTTTGGGGTGTACTTTCTGGGCGCGGTGCTTTGCCTGTTCTTCTCATGGCTCTTTCACACTGTCTACTGCCATTCTGAAAAAGTCTCCAGAACATTTTCTAA GTTGGATTACTCGGGTATTGCTTTGTTGATAATGGGCTCGTTTGTTCCGTGGTTGTACTACTCGTTTTACTGCTCTCCTCTGCCGCGGCTCATCTATCTCACTGCCGTGTGTGTGCTGGGTGTTGCTGCGATCGTTGTGGCTCAGTGGGACCGCTTCGCCACTCCTCGTCACAGGTCCACACGTGCAG ctgtATTCCTATCCCTTGGACTGAGTGGACTTATCCCCACCATGCACTTTGCCATAGTGGAGGGTTTCGTGAAGGCAGCAACAGTTGGTCAGATGGGCTGGCTCTATTTGATGGCTACCATGTACATCAGTGGAGCAGGACTTTATGCAGCACGGATACCTGAACGCTATTTTCCTGGAAGATGTGACATCTGG TTTCAATCTCATCAGATATTCCACGTGCTGGTTGTCGGTGCAGCATTTGTCCATTTCTATGGAATCTCAAACCTGCAGGAGTTTCGTTATGGTTTGGAAGGAGGCTGCACGGATGACTCTATGCTATAA